The DNA sequence CCCTTAAACTATTAATTGAAGCAGCAGTAGTAAAACCCTTGGGTACACAAGGTGCACACACTACatgaagcatgatctttgatctTGCACAAGCGCCTTCTTAAACTCAGTTTGATGTTACCTCATCAAATGTGAAGTCGCAACCAAAACTCAATCATTTCAAACTAAAGGTCATCTATTTTTTTCTCACATATTAATTGTTGATTTTTCATTCTTAATTTTCATGAAGAAGCCAAAACTCTGATACTGATGATCATCATTTACAGAATAATTTTTTGAATCATTAATTATCTTTTGAAATTATAATGAGTATATCTGTGCACAAAAAATATTATCAATCTTCAGAAAATTAAATCTTGTAATTTTCTCACTAGCAATTTTCTTTCTTATCTCAATGGATATTTTTCATTCAACTGATAAATGTTAGTCCTTCAATAGCTAAAGTTCAATGATAGCAATTGAAACTTCTAATTGTTTCATCAATGGTTATCCCATAGTCATCGATGTAGCTCTATTAGATCAAACAATTACATTAATAccttttaggattgagggaagagagtgacTATCTCTGAGAGTGAAAAGTTGTCTTGAAGGCATACAAAAGGAAAGTGAATGAGAGAGGCAAGCCAAATTTTTTTGGACTTGCAAGTGAGACTGAGAGTACAACCTTAGTAGGTAATAGCGAGGGTGTGAGTTGTTTGAACCAGTGGGAGCCCCCGATGCAAGAATAGAGAGATCATGGGAGAAATGTTGTTCATCACTGATGCAACCATAATGCTCAaacttcatgaactatattaaACCCTTGATGCTAACAAAATGAAGAGGCTTGCTAAGATGTTCAGAACAAAATCTCAACAGACTTGTTCCTGGAAGAATCCACCAAAGGGGTTACTTTAAACTCAAGGATGAAGGTAAAATGAGAGGAGTCTTCAGTTGATGTATAAAATTGAACAATGCTGACAATAAAATCTGGAAATCTAAGCAGTTCAAACTCAACACCATCATAAGAGATTGGTCAGAACTAAGACATGACTAAACAAGTCATATCAAGTGGGAAAATTTAAGTCTCAATCAGCTATATCGAGGAGCAAGAATCTCACAGTAGCATCTCTTGCCTTTTTGTCTAAATTTTCTTGCTTATTTCTTCAAGAAGCTTAACAAGAGTAAATTATGATGTCTTGAATATCTATATGTCTAAAATGTGTTTTGTTATTATTAAGGCTGTAAATTTATGGATGTTATTATATCAATCATagattgggggagattattaggaattaAACTTGAATCTTGATGATAAGCAAAATATATAACATAATTATGTTAAGTCAAATTATAGTCTTCAATGGCTAGCCGTTGAAAAGGTAGCTCATCAACTGATTGATGAGGTTTTTGTAATATTTTCTATGAGATTTTTGTTATAGTTAGTGAGGTTATTGTTCATTTTAAATTCATGAGATGACATATAATTCTAATATAAGTAAAGTGAGTCTTCATCTGCTAAGTGAAGTTTCAACATCAATGGCTAATGACATGAAGCCATCAACGACTAAATTAATCAGTCTTCACCGCTAAAAAGATTCAAATACCTggtgatagtgacttgacaatgGTCATATCTTGAGTATGACACAACACACATGTTGATTGGAATCTCAGCAATGAAAATGGAAGTCAAGATAAACTTTGCATGTGATCTTTGATTCTAAAGAAGAAGAAATAATCTATTTTCACGCATTGGCAAATTGGAGGGATATTCAAAGCAATATATCTAGATTAATTCAAGCCTCATTATCAAGCATCATAGGAAAGAATGCCTTAGCAATTTTACTGGACCTAGAAGACTGTGCTATGTATTTTCTAGTAAAGattgtaacttggtaatatataaatcaagtagtAGTAGCAGTATCTCTTAAGAAATAGTTTAGAAGTGTTAATAGTCGGAAGAATTTTCTTGAGAGAAACACTGAAAACGCAGCTGTCAATTGCATTTGTAATTTACACAAATTatttctttaatatatatatatatatatatatatatatatatatatctcagtTGGAAAGCTAAAAAATAAATTACCTGAAAATTTTAATTTGGGTGCTATTATAAAGCAAAAATTATCTGTTTAAAATCATCAAAAAAATTGATTTGTATTCACCCCTTCTACAAATCAACATTAATGATTGTAAGAGAATAACACGAGCCATGCATGGACTTTACTTACATACATAAATATCCATACAATAAtcttatttataaaaattattttttttagtaATTTAAGCCACACACGGACTTTACttgtatacatacatatacacatataagGAGGTTATCAAATGagaaatcaaattaaaattaGGGGCTCAAACTCCCTTTAAGAAAATAATGGAGTAAACAAATCTTTAGTATAAATTAAGAAACATATTTCATTAGGGCTGAACATTCGGTCgattcggtccaaaaccggactgACAAATAAACTGAAAAATCGAATTATCATATTTTCTTGGACCGAAATTGTATTATGCACCAGACCGAACCGAATGGTCCGGTTTTGGACAAACGGGtcgaattttttgaaaaaaataaaattatattaaaattttaaaccaaaaattataaaatctaaaatataattaaagtaaggtgatatgtagagttttaagagtgtataaatacaattataaatttaaatttattattaaaatttttaagatatatgtaaaagatataatataaaattatagtatttatgatttggtctattcgTTCCGGACTGAATAGACCGAATTTTCTAGAAAATCGGGACCAGACCGAACGGAATTAGCACAGTTCGGTTTTTCGATTTCGGTACATTTGATCTCTCTAAAACACATCATATAATCTTTAGTTTTATTTCTTATATTCTGAACTATATAACTTAACTAACTTATAACAAAATATTAATGTATAAAGAATAATGTACCGTTAACATGACTAACAAAGAGACTTAACTACCCTAACATGTTGCACTCACTGTTGTTGTATTGTAAGTTATGTTGGAAGCGTATATGGGCTTGGGCTTAATATAGATCAAATTGATATGACTCAAACACACACTGTATATCTTTGATATTGAAACAAACACCAAGTTTATTTTAAATCTCACAACCACAAAGCTACAGCTTGACACAAGGCTACGGCCTTATTTCTTTCTCTCTGTTGCTTTACAAACTCACTTCTGTGTATTCTATTACATTCAGAGAGGACCAGCCTATTTATAGGCTTCATATATGCATGCATTACATCAGGGCTTACATCACTACTATTTATTACTACATAGATTTTTACCAGCCTACAATACTGACTAACTTAACATGCAGCCTACCATATTTTACGTATCTATAATTATTGCCAGCCTTCAGACCTTATCTTGACAACCCAGCCTTCTAATCTTGAACAACTGTTATATGCTACGCATTTCAAGGGAGACTTCATCACATCTCTTGTATGAATTCTTGACCATGCATGCAGGTTGCCTACCATAATATATGCTTCTCTGTTGCTGGATATATAGCTGGTGCCTGGTGTAGTGTCAACCTTGAATACTATCACCATAATTTATTACACACGCCACCTTGCATGTATTGGTAATCTAGTGCCCACCATATTTTTAGGAATTAACTTCTGGTTGCTGCTCTTATTTTCTTTCCTTCATATTACTACATCTATAACCCAGCTGTAtgttatttatttcaaattatggaagagtttgaattctaacactccccctcaaactcgaCTTTGCATTCCGAGCTTCATCTTCATTTTGTGAAATACTTCCGGCTTCAATGGCTTCGTAAATATATCCGCTAAATTTTCTTCAGTCCTGCAGTGCACCAATTCCACAATTTTGTCGTTCACCTGttctcgaataaaatgatatttaaTATTGATGTGCTTGCTTCGACTGTGTGACACTGGATTTTTCGCTAGAGAAATAGCAGATTTATTATCCACGTAAATAGTAACCGGATCTTCCTTGCCAAGTTTTAACTCTCCCAATATGTAGCCTAGCCACATAGCTTGACACGCGCATGCTGCTGCTGCGATGTATTCCGCCTCACATGTTGAGAGAGCAACTGTTTGCTGCTTCTTTGATGACCACGAAAATATCGCCGAACCGATATGAAAAGCAtatccagaagtgcttttcccgTCATCCAAATCACCACCATAATCACTATCTGAGTAACCAACTAATTTTGAATTCTGAGAGTGTGTATAAAATAGACCATGATCGAGTGTTCCTTTTATGTACCTCAAAATTCTTTTAGCTGCCATGAAGTGATCTTGCTTCGGCTTCTCCATGTACCTACTAACTAGTCCAACCCCATACATGATATCTGGACGAGTAAAAGTTAGGTACCTCAGACTTCCAACCAGACTTTTGAACAATGTCGGATTTaccgacttccttgttgaatcaaTTCTGAGCTTTATGCTTGCTTCTGCTGGTGTGCTCACCGGCTTGCATTCCTCCATTCTGAATTTCTTTAAAATCTGCTCAACATACTTTTTCTGCGACATAAAGATCCCATCTTTGCTTTGCTTGACTTCGACTCCAAGAAAGTAAgacatttgaccaatatctgtcatctcaaattcgttagtcataactttcttaaaatcatcaaacatacCAGGGTTGTTTCCAGTAAAAATCATGTCATCCACGTATAAGCACATGATCATAatatctccccctgaatttgtttTCGTGTAAAGTGCATGCTCGTAGGGACTCTTCACAAAACCATTTTTCTGGAAATATTCATCAACCCTTGTGTTCCATGCTCGCggagcttgcttcaaaccatacagTGCTTTCTTTAGTCGGTAGACTTTATCTTCCTTGCCTTTCTGAACATATCCCGGTGGTTGCTCgatatagacttcttcttcaagataaCCATTCAAGAATGCTGActtcacatccatctgatatatCTTCCACTGATTCTGAGCTGCGATTGCTGTAAGAAGTCTTATGGTATCAACTCTTGCAACCGGAGCAAATACCTCATCATAGTCAATCCCATATCTCTGCTTGTAGCCTTTAgccaccaaccttgccttgtGCTTTTCCACTTCACCGTCTTGGTTGGTCTTTGTCTTGTAGACCCATTTGACACCAATTGCTTTGTGTTCTTCTGGAAGAGTTGTGAGCTCCCAAGtatcattcttcttgattgcaccaatttcttcatccattgctttattccatttgctttcttcagaagcttCTTCAAATGTAACGGGATCACACTCAGCCATTAAGCAAAACAATGAATAATCAAAGGTAGTTTGTACCGGACTTGTTGCATCATAGATATCATTTAGACTCCGCATTTTTCTTGGTGCTCCCCCTGAACTGTTGCTATTGCTGCTTCCTGAACTCGATGGTGTCGAGGCAGGAGTTTGTTGGTTTGGACTTTGTGAAGGAGTTGGATCATTATTTCCATCATCTTGAACATTGGTGTCATCACCGTCATCATCTTCATCCTGAAAAAACAAACCAGCAActtttctttcttcctcactccatctccagtaatctgattcgtcaaactcaacatctcgagaaatgattaatttcttcgtgaggggattgtagagtctgtacgccttgcttcttttgtcatatccggtaaagATGCACTTCTCGCCTTTATCATCCAGCTTGTTCCTTTTCTGATCTGGAACATGTGCATATGCAATGCACCCAAAAATTCTGAGATGTCCAACAGATGGTTTGCTACCACTCCATGCTTCATTTGGAGTTTTGTTTCTGACACTTTTAGTTGGACAACGATTCAACAAATAAACTGCACATAGAACGGCTTCAGCCCAGAAAGTTCTCGGCATATGCTTTGCTTTGACCATGCTCCTTGCCATGTCAAGAATAatgcgattcttcctttctgcaacaccattttgttgaggagtgtATGCCGTTGTTAGCTGATGATTAATTCCATGTGCTTgccagaaataaatgaaccagaaaatttgtgtgaagcatgtgTTAAGGGGAAGCAACACAGACAAAGTTTTCCCgttggaaaatcatggagagccagGAGGCCACTGGAGATTGTTCATACAGATATTGCTGGTCCATTTGATATTCCGTCACTTGGAGGTAACAGGTATTACCGAACATTTATTGATGACTTGTTGGAAGCGTATATGGGCTTGGGCTTAATATAGATCAAATTGATATGACTCAAACACACACTGTATATCTTTGATATTGAAACAAACACCAAGTTTATTTTAAATCTCACAACCACAAAGCTACAGCTTGACACAAGGCTACGGCCTTATTTCTTTCTCTCTGTTGCTTTACAAACTCACTTCTGTGTATTCTATTACATTCAGAGAGGACCAGCCTATTTATAGGCTTCATATATGCATGCATTACATCAGGGCTTACATCACTACTATTTATTACTACATAGACTTTTACCAGCCTACAATACTGACTAACTTAACATGCAGCCTACCATATTTTACGTATCTATAATTATTGCCAGCCTTCAGACCTTATCTTGACAACCCAGCCTTCTAATCTTGAACAACTGTTATATGCTACGCATTTCAAGGGAGACTTCATCACATCTCTTGTATGAATTCTTGACCATGCATGCAGGTTGCCTACCATAATATATGCTTCTCTGTTGCTAGATATATAGCTGGTGCCTGGTGTAGTGTCAACCTTGAATACTATCACCATAATTTATTACACACGCCACCTTGCATGTATTGGTAATCTAGTGCCCACCATATTTTTAGGAATTAACTTCTGGTTGCTGCTCTTATTTTCTTTCCTTCATATTACTACATCTATAACCCAGCTGTAtgttatttatttcaaattatggaagagtttgaattctaacactccccctcaaactcgaCTTTGCATTCCGAGCTTCATCTTCATTTTGTGAAATACTTCCGGCTTCAATGGCTTCGTAAATATATCCGCTAAATTTTCTTCAGTCCTGCAGTGCACCAATTCCACAATTTTGTCATTCACCTGttctcgaataaaatgatatttaaTATTGATGTGCTTGCTTCGACTGTGTGACACTGGATTTTTCGCTAGAGAAATAGCAGATTTATTATCCACGTAAATAGTAACCGGATCTTCCTTGCCAAGTTTTAACTCTCCCAATATGTAGCCTAGCCACATAGCTTGACACACGCATGCTGCTGCTGCGATGTATTCCGCCTCACATGTTGAGAGAGCAACTGTTTGCTGCTTCTTTGATGACCACGAAAATATCGCCGAACCGATATGAAAAGCAtatccagaagtgcttttcccgTCATCCAAATCACCACCATAATCACTATCTGAGTAACCAACTAATTTTGAATCCTGAGAGTGTGTATAAAATAGACCATGATCGAGTGTTCCTTTTATGTACCTCAAAATTCTTTTAGCTGCCATGAAGTGATCTTGCTTCGGCTTCTCCATGTACCTACTAACTAGTCCAACCCCATACATGATATCTTGACTCTGATATCTTCGGCTTCTCCATGTACCTACTAACTAGTCCAACACCTTACTCCGCTCATTGACAAGAAAATTTGACTATGTCGTTACTTCTATCGAGGAGTCAAAAGATTTGTCCACAATTTCTATTGATGAGCTAGTTGGTTCACTTCAAGCCCATGTGCAGCGgatgaaccagtatgatgatACAAGCCATTTAGAAAAGGCATTGCAAAGTAAGGTGTCCATTGGTGAAAGTTCAAGCAGTAGCAGTTCTGGTCGTGGAAGAGGTGGCTTTAGAGGTGGCTACCGTGGTGGAAGAGGACGTGGAAGACAGTCCTTCAACAGAAGCCAGAACACTGAAGGTTATCGTCCATCTGGACGTGGTCAGAATTTTAGAGGTCGAGGACGAGGAGGATTTCAACGAGGAGAGCAAGAAaaatgtttggtatcttgactcTGGTGCGAGCAACCACATGACAGGCCACAAGGATTTATTTACGGAGATAGACGAGACCATCAGCGGAGAAGTTACGTTTGGTGATTCATCGAAGATTCCAGTCAAAGGCAAAGGTACAATTACGATTGTATTGAAGACTGGTGAGAAAAAGTTTATTAATGATGTTTACCATATACCTGCTTTGAAAAGTAACATCATCAGTCTTGGCCAACTTGTGGAGAAAGGATATTATATACAGATGCAGGATAATTCTCTCGTCATCAGGAATCAGGATCGAGAATTAATTGCAGatgtggagatgtcaaagaatcgTTTGTTTACACTTGATATGCAGACGAAGGCGCAGAAGTGTTTAAAGtcggtcattaaaaatgactcgtggTTGTGGCATTTAATTTTTCGGTCATCTTGGATTTTCTGGCTTGAAATTATTGTCAAAAACAAAGATGGTGGACGGTTTgccagaaataaatgaaccagaaaatttgtgtgaagcatgtgaatgcaaagtcgagtttgagggggagtgttagaattcaaactcttccataatttgaaataaataacaTACAGCTGGGCTATAGATGTAGTAATATGAAGGAAAGAAAATAAGAGCAGCAACCAGAAGTTAATTCCTAAAAATATGGTGGGCACTAGATTACCAATACATGCAAGGTGGCGTGTGTAATAAATTATGGTGATAGTATTCAAGGTTGACACTACACCAGGCACCAGCTATATATCCAGCAACAGAGAAGCATATATTATGGTAGGCAACCTGCATGCATGGTCAAGAAGGATTTATTTACGGAGATAGACGAGACCATCAGCGGAGAAGTTACGTTTGGTGATTCATCGAAGATTCCAGTCAAAGGCAAAGGTACAATTACGATTGTATTGAAGACTGGTGAGAAAAAGTTTATTAATGATGTTTACCATATACCTGCTTTGAAAAGTAACATCATCAGTCTTCGCCAACTTGTGGAGAAAGGATATT is a window from the Apium graveolens cultivar Ventura chromosome 1, ASM990537v1, whole genome shotgun sequence genome containing:
- the LOC141718636 gene encoding secreted RxLR effector protein 161-like, with amino-acid sequence MYGVGLVSRYMEKPKQDHFMAAKRILRYIKGTLDHGLFYTHSQDSKLVGYSDSDYGGDLDDGKSTSGYAFHIGSAIFSWSSKKQQTVALSTCEAEYIAAAACVCQAMWLGYILGELKLGKEDPVTIYVDNKSAISLAKNPVSHSRSKHINIKYHFIREQVNDKIVELVHCRTEENLADIFTKPLKPEVFHKMKMKLGMQSRV